In Mycolicibacterium nivoides, the DNA window TGCCATCACCAAGCTCTGGCACAGCCGCGTCGGCCGGATCCGCACGTCCACGGTGGTGCTGATCATCGTGTTCATCGCGCTGTCGTGGGTGCAGCAGGAGTACCGGCCCCAGCAGCCCGCACCGAAGTCGCCCGACACCCAGGTGGTGCCGCCCGGATTCGTGCCCGATCCCGACTACACCTGGGTGCCGCGCACCAAGGTGCAGGCGCCCCGCACCACGACGCCGACCGAGACGCCGGAGACCACCGAGACCACGATCCCGACGACCACGACGCCGACCGAGACGCCGGAGACCACCGAGACCACCATTCCCGGTGCGCCGACGAGCCCGACCACGACGCCGCCGCCGGGTGCTCCGCGGACGACGGTGATCGATCCGGACGGTCCCGGACTGCTTCCGCCCATCACGTTGCCGGTGTTCCCGGGGCCGGCGCCGAGTCCCACGGTCGAGCAGCAGCAACCCGGCCTGGAGCCGGTGGCACCGACATTGCCGCGATAGCCTGACCTGCCCGATGCTTTCGCCCCGCTACACTGGCGTGCCGTGATGATCACCCTCGACCACGTGACGAAGCACTACAAGTCTTCGGCGCGCCCAGCGCTCGACGACGTCTCGTTGAAAATCGACAAGGGTGAGTTCGTCTTCCTGATCGGCCCGTCGGGTTCGGGCAAGTCGACGTTCATGCGGCTGCTGCTGGCAGCCGAGACGCCCACCACCGGTGACATCCGGGTGTCCAAGTTCCACGTCAACAAGCTCGCCGGCCGGCACGTGCCGAACCTGCGCCAGGTCATCGGCTGCGTGTTCCAGGACTTCCGGCTGCTACAGCAGAAGACCGTGTTCGAGAACGTGGCGTTCGCCCTTGAGGTGATCGGCAAGCGCGGCGAGGTGATCAACCGGGTGGTCCCGGACGTGCTGGAGATGGTCGGTCTGTCCGGCAAGGCCAACCGGCTGCCGAGCGAACTGTCCGGTGGCGAGCAGCAGCGTGTCGCCATCGCGCGGGCCTTCGTCAACCGCCCGCTGGTCCTGATCGCCGACGAGCCCACCGGAAACTTGGATCCCGAGACCAGCAAGGACATCATGGATCTGCTGGAGCGGATCAACCGCACCGGAACCACGGTGCTGATGGCCACCCACG includes these proteins:
- the ftsE gene encoding cell division ATP-binding protein FtsE, producing MITLDHVTKHYKSSARPALDDVSLKIDKGEFVFLIGPSGSGKSTFMRLLLAAETPTTGDIRVSKFHVNKLAGRHVPNLRQVIGCVFQDFRLLQQKTVFENVAFALEVIGKRGEVINRVVPDVLEMVGLSGKANRLPSELSGGEQQRVAIARAFVNRPLVLIADEPTGNLDPETSKDIMDLLERINRTGTTVLMATHDHHIVDSMRQRVVELELGRLIRDEQRGVYGMDR